One genomic window of Streptococcus mitis includes the following:
- the adcR gene encoding zinc-dependent transcriptional regulator AdcR — MRQLAKDIDGFLNEVILQAENQHEILIGHCTSEVPLTNTQEHILMLLSEESLTNSELARRLNVSQAAVTKAIKSLVKEGMLETSKDPKDARVIFYQLTDLARPIAEEHHHHHEHTLLTYEEVATQFTPNEQKVIQRFLTALVGEIK, encoded by the coding sequence ATGAGACAGCTAGCGAAGGATATCGATGGCTTTTTGAATGAGGTGATTTTACAGGCGGAAAACCAACATGAAATCCTAATAGGTCATTGTACTAGCGAGGTACCTCTGACCAATACCCAGGAGCATATCCTCATGCTCTTATCGGAGGAATCTTTAACAAATTCAGAGTTGGCTCGTCGTCTCAATGTCAGTCAGGCAGCAGTTACCAAGGCCATTAAGTCTTTGGTTAAGGAAGGGATGTTGGAAACATCTAAAGATCCTAAGGATGCGCGTGTGATTTTTTATCAGTTGACTGATTTGGCTCGTCCAATCGCTGAGGAGCACCATCATCACCATGAGCATACACTTTTAACCTATGAAGAAGTGGCGACTCAGTTTACTCCAAATGAACAAAAAGTGATTCAGCGGTTTTTGACTGCTTTAGTAGGAGAAATCAAATAA
- a CDS encoding 5'-nucleotidase, lipoprotein e(P4) family → MKTAKTTVTILSALASVVLLASCATKSTETQTSNNSSSDNQITLTYDQLRSRENTMSTLWYQKSAETKALYIQGYNVATNHLKELLKTESDKPYSIVLDLDETVLDNSPYQVQNVKDGTAFTPENWDVWVQKASAKAVPGAKDFLQFADQNGVQIYYISDRSANQVDATIKNLESEGIPVQGRDHLMFLESGVKSKEGRRQKVQEKTNLILLFGDNLVDFADFSKTSESDRDKQLEELQKEFGEKFIIFPNPMYGSWESAVYGGNKLDAKGQVEERQKALQGFDK, encoded by the coding sequence ATGAAAACAGCAAAAACTACTGTTACAATCCTTTCTGCACTTGCTTCTGTCGTCTTATTGGCTAGTTGTGCAACAAAGTCTACAGAAACACAGACAAGCAATAATAGCTCATCTGATAATCAGATTACATTGACATATGACCAACTACGGTCAAGAGAAAACACTATGTCAACCCTTTGGTATCAAAAATCAGCTGAAACTAAAGCTTTATACATACAGGGTTATAACGTTGCAACAAATCACCTAAAGGAATTGCTCAAAACAGAATCAGACAAACCTTACTCTATCGTTTTAGACTTGGATGAAACTGTCCTAGATAATAGCCCTTATCAAGTACAAAATGTCAAAGATGGTACAGCATTCACACCCGAAAATTGGGATGTTTGGGTTCAAAAAGCTTCAGCAAAAGCTGTCCCAGGTGCCAAGGATTTTCTTCAGTTTGCTGATCAAAACGGTGTCCAAATCTACTATATTTCTGACCGCTCAGCTAATCAAGTAGATGCTACTATTAAAAATCTAGAAAGTGAAGGAATTCCTGTTCAAGGACGTGATCATCTCATGTTCTTAGAAAGCGGTGTAAAATCCAAAGAAGGTCGTCGCCAAAAAGTTCAAGAAAAAACAAATCTTATCTTATTGTTTGGTGATAACCTCGTAGACTTTGCAGATTTTTCTAAGACTTCTGAATCTGACCGTGATAAACAACTTGAAGAATTGCAAAAAGAATTCGGTGAAAAATTCATCATCTTCCCAAATCCAATGTACGGATCATGGGAATCAGCTGTATACGGTGGTAACAAACTAGATGCTAAAGGTCAAGTAGAAGAACGCCAAAAAGCCTTGCAAGGTTTTGATAAATAA
- a CDS encoding metal ABC transporter permease: MLSLLSYDFMQRAFLAVIAMSLFSPVLGTFLILRRQSLMSDTLSHVSLSGVAFGLVLGISPTISTIAIVLIAAVFLEYLRTVYKSFMEIGTAILMSTGLAVSLIVMSKGKSSSSMSLDQYLFGSIVTISEEQVISLFVIAAVVLILTFLFLRPMYILTFDEDTAFVDGLPVRTMSILFNMVTGVAIALMIPAAGALLVSTIMVLPASIALRLGKNFKSVMLLASAIGFSGMVAGLYISYYAETPASASITIIFVTVFLLISLVRRFIK, encoded by the coding sequence ATGCTTAGTTTATTATCTTATGACTTTATGCAACGTGCCTTTCTGGCGGTTATTGCTATGAGTCTTTTCTCGCCGGTTCTTGGAACTTTTCTTATCTTGCGCCGTCAGAGTTTGATGAGTGATACCCTCAGCCACGTCTCGCTTTCGGGTGTAGCTTTTGGTCTGGTTTTGGGGATTTCTCCGACTATTTCTACGATTGCCATTGTTTTGATTGCGGCGGTCTTTCTGGAGTATCTCCGTACGGTTTACAAGAGCTTTATGGAAATCGGGACAGCTATCCTCATGTCAACAGGTCTGGCTGTTTCTCTGATTGTCATGAGCAAGGGTAAAAGTTCTAGCTCTATGAGTTTGGACCAGTATCTTTTTGGCTCGATTGTGACTATTAGCGAAGAGCAGGTCATTTCCCTTTTTGTCATTGCGGCGGTTGTTTTGATTTTGACCTTCCTCTTCCTTCGTCCAATGTATATCTTGACCTTTGATGAGGATACGGCCTTTGTGGATGGCTTGCCAGTTCGTACCATGTCCATTCTTTTTAACATGGTGACAGGGGTAGCTATTGCCCTCATGATTCCTGCTGCAGGAGCTCTTTTGGTATCGACTATCATGGTCTTACCAGCTAGTATTGCCCTTCGTCTGGGGAAAAACTTTAAATCCGTTATGCTGCTTGCCAGTGCTATTGGATTTTCGGGAATGGTAGCAGGACTTTACATTTCCTACTATGCAGAAACACCTGCAAGTGCAAGTATTACCATTATTTTTGTAACTGTCTTTTTACTTATTAGTTTAGTAAGACGTTTTATCAAATAG
- a CDS encoding IS30 family transposase: MTKHKHLTLSDRNDIQLGLERGETFKAIGQSILKDPTTVSKEVKRNRQVRESTCDNLPCPLLDKAPFVCNGCPKRRQNCGFKKIFYLAKQAQKQYEQTLVEAREGTPLNSKAFWDMDKVISDGVKKGQHIYHILKTHNLDVSSSTVYRHIRKGYLSIAHIDLARAVKFKERRKRKLPSIPKEAKKGRSYEDFQNYLVLNQLDSWLEMDTVLGRMGGKVLLTFNLSFCNFIFARLLDNKTALEVTKHLYTIKNTLHEADKDFFQLFPVILTDNGGEFARVDDIEMDVRGESKLFFCDPNRSDQKGRIEKNHTLIRDILPKGTAFDNLTQEDINLVCSHVNSVKRAALNGKSAYELFAFTYGEEIPKLLGISKIPAEDVCQSSKLLQHKF; the protein is encoded by the coding sequence ATGACAAAACATAAACACCTTACCCTTTCAGACCGTAATGATATCCAATTAGGCTTAGAGCGCGGTGAAACCTTCAAAGCTATCGGACAATCCATTCTAAAAGACCCAACTACTGTTTCCAAAGAAGTCAAACGAAACAGACAAGTCCGAGAGTCTACATGCGATAACCTTCCTTGCCCTTTACTCGATAAGGCTCCCTTTGTCTGTAATGGATGCCCTAAAAGAAGACAAAATTGTGGATTTAAAAAAATCTTCTACCTTGCTAAACAAGCTCAAAAACAGTACGAACAAACTCTTGTCGAAGCTCGTGAAGGAACTCCCCTTAATTCCAAGGCCTTCTGGGACATGGACAAAGTCATTTCTGATGGTGTTAAAAAGGGACAACACATCTATCATATCCTCAAAACTCATAACCTTGATGTCAGTTCCTCAACCGTCTATCGACACATCCGAAAAGGATACCTATCTATCGCTCATATTGACCTAGCCAGAGCCGTTAAATTCAAAGAAAGACGGAAAAGGAAACTACCTTCCATCCCTAAAGAAGCTAAAAAAGGCCGTTCCTATGAGGATTTCCAAAACTATTTAGTCCTTAATCAACTAGACTCTTGGCTGGAAATGGACACAGTTCTGGGGAGGATGGGAGGTAAAGTCCTACTTACCTTCAACCTGTCTTTCTGTAACTTTATCTTCGCTAGGCTTCTGGATAATAAAACTGCCCTTGAGGTTACCAAACACCTCTATACCATCAAGAACACTCTTCATGAAGCTGATAAAGATTTCTTCCAACTCTTTCCTGTCATTCTTACCGATAATGGTGGAGAGTTTGCCAGGGTTGATGATATCGAAATGGATGTGCGAGGAGAGAGTAAACTCTTCTTTTGTGACCCTAATCGCTCTGACCAGAAAGGGAGAATTGAGAAAAACCACACACTGATTCGAGACATTCTACCTAAGGGAACTGCTTTTGACAACTTAACTCAAGAGGACATCAATCTCGTCTGCTCTCATGTCAACAGTGTCAAACGTGCTGCTTTGAATGGAAAGTCAGCCTATGAGCTCTTTGCCTTTACCTATGGAGAAGAGATTCCTAAGCTTCTAGGTATTTCTAAAATACCTGCAGAAGACGTCTGTCAGTCTTCGAAATTACTCCAACATAAGTTCTAA
- a CDS encoding metal ABC transporter ATP-binding protein, producing the protein MRYITVEDLSFYYDKEPVLEHINYSVDSGEFVTLTGENGAAKTTLIKASLGILQPRIGKVTISKTNTQGKKLRIAYLPQQIASFNAGFPSTVYEFVKSGRYPRKGWFRRLNAHDEEHIKASLDSVGMWEHRDKRLGSLSGGQKQRAVIARMFASDPDVFILDEPTTGMDAGSKNEFYELMHHSAHHHGKAVLMITHDPEEVKDYADRNIHLVRNQDSPWRCFNVHENDQEVGHA; encoded by the coding sequence ATGAGATATATTACGGTAGAGGATTTATCCTTCTATTATGATAAGGAACCCGTTCTTGAACATATCAATTATAGTGTTGATAGTGGGGAATTTGTTACCTTGACAGGTGAAAATGGGGCAGCTAAGACGACACTCATCAAGGCCAGTCTTGGAATCCTCCAACCACGCATTGGTAAGGTAACCATTTCAAAGACAAATACGCAGGGTAAGAAATTGAGAATAGCCTACCTTCCTCAACAGATTGCCAGTTTTAATGCAGGTTTTCCAAGTACGGTTTATGAATTTGTCAAGTCGGGTCGTTATCCGCGAAAGGGATGGTTCCGTCGCTTGAATGCTCATGATGAGGAGCATATCAAGGCTAGTTTGGACTCAGTTGGTATGTGGGAACACCGAGACAAACGCTTGGGGTCTCTATCTGGAGGACAAAAGCAGCGAGCGGTGATTGCGCGCATGTTTGCTTCGGATCCAGATGTGTTTATCCTAGATGAGCCGACAACGGGAATGGATGCAGGAAGTAAAAATGAATTTTACGAACTCATGCACCACAGCGCCCATCATCATGGCAAGGCTGTTTTGATGATTACCCATGACCCTGAAGAAGTTAAGGATTATGCGGATCGCAATATTCATCTAGTCCGTAACCAAGACTCGCCATGGCGTTGTTTCAACGTTCATGAGAATGATCAGGAGGTGGGCCATGCTTAG
- the dltD gene encoding D-alanyl-lipoteichoic acid biosynthesis protein DltD yields the protein MLKRLWMIFGPVLIAGLLVFLLIFFYPAEMRHDLGAEKRSAVATTIDSFKERSQKVRALSDPNMRFVPFFGSSEWLRFDGAHPAVLAEKYNRSYRPYLLGQRGAASLNQYFGMQQMLPQLENKQVVYVISPQWFSKNGYEPAAFQQYFNGDQLTSFLEHQSGDQASQYAATRLLQQFPNVAMKDLVQKLASKEELSSADNEMIELLARFNERQASFFGQFSVRGYVNYDKHVVKYLKTLPDQFSYQAIEDVVKADAEKNTSNNDLGMENYFYNTQIKKDLKKLKDSQKSFTYLKSPEYNDLQLVLTQFSKSKVNPIFIIPPVNKKWMDYAGLREDMYQQTVQKIRYQLESQGFTNIADFSKDGGEPFFMKDTIHLGWLGWLAFDKAVDPFLSNPTTAPTYHLNERFFSKDWATYDGDVKEFQ from the coding sequence ATGCTTAAACGCTTATGGATGATCTTCGGACCGGTCTTGATAGCTGGTTTGTTGGTTTTTCTGCTTATCTTTTTCTATCCTGCTGAGATGCGCCATGATCTGGGAGCTGAAAAGCGTTCGGCGGTGGCTACTACTATCGATAGTTTTAAGGAGCGAAGTCAAAAGGTCAGAGCACTATCTGATCCAAATATGCGTTTTGTTCCCTTCTTTGGCTCCAGTGAATGGCTTCGTTTTGACGGTGCCCATCCTGCGGTATTGGCTGAGAAATACAACCGCTCTTATCGCCCCTATCTTTTAGGACAGAGGGGAGCTGCCTCGCTCAATCAGTATTTTGGTATGCAACAGATGCTGCCACAACTGGAGAATAAACAAGTTGTATATGTTATCTCGCCCCAGTGGTTTAGTAAAAATGGCTATGAGCCAGCAGCCTTTCAGCAGTATTTTAATGGAGACCAGTTGACCAGTTTTCTGGAACATCAATCTGGGGATCAGGCTAGTCAATATGCAGCGACTCGCTTACTACAGCAGTTCCCAAACGTAGCTATGAAGGACCTGGTTCAGAAGTTGGCAAGTAAAGAAGAATTGTCGTCTGCAGACAATGAAATGATTGAATTATTAGCTCGGTTTAATGAACGTCAAGCTTCCTTTTTTGGTCAGTTTTCAGTTAGAGGCTATGTCAATTATGATAAGCATGTAGTTAAGTATTTAAAGACCTTGCCAGACCAGTTTTCTTATCAAGCTATAGAAGATGTTGTTAAAGCAGATGCAGAAAAGAATACTTCTAATAATGATCTGGGAATGGAGAATTATTTCTATAATACGCAGATTAAGAAGGATTTGAAGAAATTAAAGGATTCTCAGAAAAGCTTTACCTATCTCAAGTCGCCAGAATATAATGACTTGCAGTTAGTGTTGACACAGTTTTCTAAATCTAAGGTAAACCCGATTTTTATCATTCCACCTGTTAATAAAAAATGGATGGACTACGCTGGTCTACGAGAGGATATGTACCAACAAACGGTGCAGAAGATTCGCTACCAGTTAGAAAGTCAAGGTTTTACCAATATAGCAGATTTTTCTAAGGACGGCGGGGAGCCTTTCTTTATGAAGGACACCATTCACCTTGGTTGGTTGGGTTGGTTGGCTTTTGACAAGGCAGTTGATCCTTTCCTATCCAATCCCACAACAGCTCCCACTTACCATCTGAATGAGCGCTTTTTCAGCAAAGATTGGGCGACTTATGATGGAGATGTCAAAGAATTTCAATAG
- a CDS encoding SPFH domain-containing protein, with translation MIFVVVCVLLLVIVTLSTVYVVRQQSVAIIERFGKYQKVANSGIHIRLPFGIDSIAARIQLRLLQSDIVVETKTKDNVFVMMNVATQYRVNEQSVTDAYYKLMRPESQIKSYIEDALRSSVPKLTLDELFEKKDEIALEVQHQVAEEMTTYGYIIVKTLITKVEPDAEVKQSMNEINAAQRKRVAAQELAEADKIKIVTAAEAEAEKDRLHGVGIAQQRKAIVDGLAESITELKEANVGMTEEQIMSILLTNQYLDTLNTFASKGNQTIFLPNTPNGVDDIRTQILSALRAEKK, from the coding sequence ATGATTTTTGTGGTGGTTTGTGTGCTCCTATTGGTGATAGTCACACTGAGTACAGTTTATGTGGTTCGTCAGCAGTCGGTGGCGATTATTGAACGCTTTGGGAAATACCAAAAGGTTGCCAATAGCGGTATTCATATTCGCTTGCCTTTTGGGATTGACTCGATTGCAGCTCGGATTCAGTTGCGCTTGCTGCAAAGCGATATTGTGGTTGAGACTAAGACCAAGGACAATGTGTTCGTTATGATGAATGTAGCGACCCAGTACCGTGTCAACGAACAGAGCGTGACAGATGCCTACTATAAACTCATGCGTCCAGAATCTCAGATTAAATCTTATATCGAAGATGCTCTTCGCTCTTCTGTTCCCAAATTAACCTTGGATGAATTGTTTGAGAAAAAAGATGAGATTGCCCTTGAAGTCCAACACCAAGTGGCGGAAGAAATGACAACTTACGGTTATATTATCGTGAAAACCTTGATTACTAAGGTGGAACCAGATGCAGAAGTTAAGCAATCCATGAATGAAATCAATGCGGCGCAACGTAAGCGGGTTGCAGCGCAAGAATTGGCAGAAGCTGACAAGATTAAAATCGTCACTGCAGCTGAAGCCGAAGCAGAAAAAGACCGCCTTCATGGTGTGGGGATTGCCCAACAACGTAAAGCGATTGTGGATGGATTGGCAGAGTCTATCACCGAACTCAAGGAAGCCAATGTTGGCATGACAGAAGAACAAATCATGTCCATCCTCTTGACCAACCAGTATTTGGATACCTTGAATACCTTTGCTTCTAAAGGAAATCAAACCATCTTTTTACCAAATACGCCAAATGGTGTGGATGATATCCGTACACAAATCTTGTCAGCCCTCCGTGCTGAGAAGAAATAA
- the adcA gene encoding zinc ABC transporter substrate-binding lipoprotein AdcA: MKKISLLLASLCALFLVACSNQKQADGKLNIVTTFYPVYEFTKQVAGDTANVELLIGAGTEPHEYEPSAKAVAKIQDADTFVYENENMETWVPKLLDTLDKKKVKTIKATGDMLLLPGSEEEEGDHDHGEEGHHHEYDPHVWLSPVRAIKLVEYIRDSLSADYPDKKETFEKNAAAYIEKLQALDKAYAEGLSQAKQKSFVTQHAAFNYLALDYGLKQVAISGLSPDAEPSAARLAELTEYVKKNKIAYIYFEENASQALANTLSKEAGVKTDVLNPLESLTEEDTKAGENYISVMEKNLKALKQTTDQEGPAIEPEKSEDTKTVQNGYFEDADVKDRTLSDYAGNWQSVYPFLEDGTFDQVFDYKAKLTGKMTKAEYKTYYTKGYQTDVTKINITDNTMEFVQGGQSKKYTYKYVGKKILTYKKGNRGVRFLFEATDADTGQFKYVQFSDHNIAPVKAEHFHIFFGGTSQEALFEEMDNWPTYYPDNLSGQEIAQEMLAH; this comes from the coding sequence ATGAAAAAAATTAGCTTATTGCTAGCCAGTCTATGTGCCTTGTTTTTAGTGGCTTGTTCCAATCAAAAACAGGCAGATGGCAAATTAAATATCGTGACAACTTTTTACCCTGTCTATGAATTTACCAAGCAAGTCGCAGGAGATACTGCTAATGTAGAACTCCTCATCGGTGCTGGTACAGAACCCCATGAATATGAACCGTCTGCCAAGGCAGTTGCCAAAATCCAAGATGCAGATACCTTCGTTTATGAAAATGAAAACATGGAAACATGGGTCCCTAAATTGCTAGATACCTTGGATAAGAAAAAGGTCAAAACCATCAAGGCGACAGGCGATATGTTGCTCTTACCAGGTAGCGAGGAAGAAGAGGGAGACCATGACCATGGAGAAGAAGGACATCACCATGAGTACGATCCCCATGTTTGGTTATCACCGGTTCGTGCCATTAAACTTGTAGAGTACATCCGTGATAGCTTGTCAGCAGATTATCCGGATAAAAAGGAGACCTTTGAGAAGAATGCTGCTGCCTATATCGAAAAATTGCAAGCCTTGGATAAGGCTTATGCAGAAGGCTTATCTCAAGCTAAACAAAAGAGCTTTGTGACTCAACACGCAGCCTTTAACTATCTTGCCTTGGACTATGGACTCAAACAAGTCGCAATTTCAGGCCTTTCTCCAGATGCCGAGCCATCAGCTGCTCGTTTGGCAGAATTGACAGAGTACGTTAAGAAAAATAAAATTGCCTATATCTACTTTGAAGAAAATGCTTCACAAGCCCTTGCTAATACACTTTCAAAAGAAGCAGGTGTCAAAACTGATGTCCTTAATCCTTTAGAAAGTCTGACAGAAGAGGATACCAAGGCTGGCGAAAACTACATTTCTGTGATGGAGAAAAACCTCAAGGCTCTGAAACAAACAACGGACCAAGAAGGTCCAGCAATCGAGCCTGAAAAGTCAGAGGATACCAAGACAGTCCAAAATGGTTACTTTGAAGATGCAGATGTCAAGGACCGCACCTTGAGTGACTATGCAGGTAACTGGCAATCAGTTTATCCTTTCCTTGAAGATGGTACGTTTGATCAAGTCTTTGACTACAAGGCTAAGTTGACTGGTAAGATGACAAAGGCTGAGTACAAGACCTACTATACAAAAGGCTATCAGACAGATGTGACTAAGATTAATATCACTGATAACACTATGGAATTTGTTCAAGGTGGACAAAGCAAAAAATACACTTACAAGTATGTCGGTAAGAAAATCTTGACTTACAAGAAAGGCAATCGTGGTGTTCGCTTCCTCTTTGAAGCCACAGATGCTGACACTGGACAATTCAAGTATGTTCAGTTTAGCGACCACAATATCGCTCCAGTGAAGGCAGAACATTTCCATATCTTCTTTGGAGGTACAAGCCAAGAAGCTCTCTTTGAAGAAATGGATAACTGGCCAACCTACTACCCAGATAACCTATCTGGCCAAGAAATCGCCCAAGAAATGTTGGCGCATTGA